The window CCGCTTAGGGGGATGGTCGGGCTATGCCAGTCAGCGCCCACCGGGCATTGTCATTCTATTCAGAGGTCTCAAACACTTTGACACCCTCTTTGAAGGTTGGTCACTGGCTCATCTCTAAGATGTGTATAAGCGGTAGCCCAAGTCGGGAGAGGGACTTTGAATCCGGCTCCCCTTCTCCCTTTTTGGGAGAAGGGGTTGGGGGATGAGGGTCAAAACGTAGGATAGTCACTAAGTCTAGGCTCGAAGAGGTTGTCTAGAGGTAGAGTATATCGTGTGGTGCGAGCGCCTCCCTCCTCCTAGGCATCTGGAACGCTAGGAAGAGCAGGCTGGCTGGACGTGGGCGGGAGGGTGGTTTGCTCCATGATGAACAATAGATGTCGAATCTGCGCCGCCACTAGGGGATTGGGATCTTGGCCCAACTGGGGCAGCAAGATCCGTAGGGTGCGTGGGGACGCAACCTGTAGGTAGGACAGAACGGATTCGCGCACAAACCCTGCCGGATGCCGCAGACAGGCGATCGCTTGATCCACTTTCACGCCCCACAACTGCCGCCGAGCTAGGTGGAAACAGCAGGCTAGGGCCCACTCGGAGAGGAAATGGCGTAGATCTAGGAGATACCGCAGGCGATCGCTGGCGGCCATGGGGGTATAGGGAACCAGGTCGGATAGGCTTTGCAGTTTGTCATAGTCGGGGCGGCGATCGAGAATGCTGAGCAGGGCCCGCTTGCTGGGTAAGTCTACCGTATTGTCTAGAATCTCTAGGCCCCGGGCCATATTGTCGGGGGAGCCTGAGAGCAGGTTGAACGACGCGGCCTGGATGGCGCTGGATGGGTAGAGGAATCGCATCAGCAAAAAGAGACGATCCTGGGCATCGGATTGGGCATAGCGCAGGGCCCGCCGCAGCAGGTCAGCTTCTCGTCCGGTCAATCGTTCTGGCAGGAAGTCGAGCAGGGCGGCATACATTTGCCCAATCAGCATGAGTTCTTGATTCATCAAGGTTTCAACCCCGCGCCGTCCTAAGCGATCGCCCACGGCTTCAATGCCGGCATCGTGGGGCAGCTTGAGCAAAATGCGAAGAATGCTGCGTCGGGATGCGCCCCAGGATGTGACTAAGTGCGATACCAAGGCATTCAGGGCTTCTAGGGTGCCGATGCGTCCCATCACTTTCCAGGCGCTATTGCGGACAATATCCGGTTGGTGGATATCTTCGGCAATGGAGAGCACCAGGGGAATGGCATCGTTTTCCAGTCGGGTCAGGGCCTGCATGGCGGCCTCGCGGGTAGACTGATAGCGCAAACCACGAATCAAGGATGGATAATATTCTTCCAAATGGGTGGAGGCGATCGCTTCCAGCAGGGCCCGCCTCACCCGTAGGGACTCATCCTGCAGCAGCGGTTTGATATACAGCCGCAGGGCCTGCATATAGACGGCTTCCCCGAGGGCTCGACAGCCCATGACTCGTTCCCGCTCTTGGGTATGGGTGAGCATCCGCCTTAGGGTGGCGGTGGCTTCTGCCCGTTCGTGGGAGTTGCCGCGCCGCAGCATCAGGGAGGCGGCCGTGCCACGCACGACAGGATCTTGCTGGGCTTGCAGATAGTGGCGCAGTTCAGGGATATCTGGATTGGTTTCGGTGAGCCAGATATATCGCAGGGCCACAGCTAGCACTTCCGGCTGCAGAGGTTTTTGGATCAGCGATCGCACCCGGTCGAGATAGTCCAAGCTGGGATGATCGAGCATGGCCTCTAGGCTTTGGCGCTGAAGCCTGGGCGTGAGGCGGGCTAATAGGGGAGACAGCACATCCCCCACGTTTCTGGGATCAATATGGGTGAGCAGTTCAATGCAGGACTGTTTATCTGCCTCGGTGCCTGGGCGATCGAGGGCATCTACCACCGCTCGTTTAATCGATCGCAGATCCACGTCGGATAGGCTCAACTGTCCCCGCTCGGCGCTGAGCACGAGGAGTTCTAGGTAGCGCGATCGCAGCCACCAAACGGTCAGCAGCCACACCAGGGCAGCTAAGAGAATCAGAGCGGTGAAGGCCCCGTCTTGAAATTGCTGAAAGCGTACGGAGTTGGCGCTACCTGCCTGGGTGCGAAACACCTTCAGCACCAGCAACATGCTGCCTCCCGTGACGCCGATGGCAATAGGTTCGGCAACGCCGCGCACCATCGACTGCACGCGGCTGCGCATGGTGTCGGGGATGGGTTGAAATAAGACGGGGCTGGTGCTGGCGACTAGGGTATAGCGTAGAAGTTCATCGACAAATTTCAGCAGAATGATCCCCCAAAAAAGCACGGCCGGTTGACCGAGGACGAGGAGGGAAAAGCTGCTGATGGTGACCACTAGCACCGGCGGCAGCATGGAGATGAAGAACACGCCTAGCCGCTCAATCATGCGGCTGGAGATAAACCACTGGGTCAGCAGTTCAAACAGCCCCAAAACGCCACTGAAGAGGGCTAAAAAGTCGGCAATTTCTTCCACCTGCACGTTCAGGTTTTTCTCAAGCTGGCTGAGATACTGAAAGTCGATCAGCAGCAGTAGCACCTGAATCATCACGAAGAAGGACACAATCAGCACTACGTACCGCAGCAAGGGGCCCCGCAGGCGACGGGCGGTAAAGTCAGGCTGCTTCTCCTGCATCCGCCGCCGAGGCGAGTCGGGGAAGAACTGATGGTAGGTGCGGCCAATGTGCAGCAGCGTCAGTGCGCCCACCAGCATCATGCCACTGGCGAGAATCAAGATATTGGGTAGGCCAATCAGCGATCGCAGCACCGGCAGGGAGAAACCGCTGAGCACGTCGGCCATCAAAATGCCGCTGCTGATGAAGGGAAAGGTGCGTTTAATTTCTCGAATATTGAAAAGCTGGTTGGCGGTAATCGTCGTCGTCAGTTCGTTGAGGACGTAGATTCCTTCAACCCACAGCCGCAGCATGAAAATGGCATAGCCTCCTAAGAGGGCTGGGTGCATCCCAATGCGTAGGAGCACCACCGGCACGGCCATCAAGACGGCAATCAGAAAGATGACGTGGCGCAGGGGCAAAAACTTTTGCATCCAGGAATAGAGCAAGCCCAACGCGGCTCCAATCCCGGAACTGGCTAAGTAAATCCAGGGCAGCCCCTCTGCTCCATATTCTCCTAGGAATAGCGCTGCGACGCTCACTTCAAACCACAGCACGCCAACGGACGTTGTGGTGTAAAACAAGAACATCAGCAGGGTGCGGGCTCCTTCCTCTGGGCGGAGGTTGAGCCATCCTAAGATTTTTTGCCGAACACTCGGTGTGTTCTGATTGAGTTGCCAATCCTCTAACTTCATGGTGTTACGCTGTGCTGCCTACTATCTAAGCACGGGAACCTCCCATCCGGATATGTCTGTATCCCATGGGTCGCTACGATATTCAAGGGAGAGCAAGATGATGACAGGGAATCGATGGGGCGATCGCTCTCGATGGATAGGGCTGGCGGTAGCCGTCGCTCTGATGGTGGGCTGTGGCTGGGGGCAGAGGGTCGGCCCTCAGGGATGTCCGGGTTGCGACTTGTCTGGCAGGGATTTGAGCGATCGCTCGTTTGCTCAGGCAGACTTTCGCCAAGCGAATCTGCAAGGGGCTAGCTTGGCGCGATCGCACCTAGAGCAGACCCAGTTTCAAGGAGCCAATCTCCAACAGACTACCTTGACGGCGGCTGATCTCCAGGGAGCCCAGTTTGCCGGTGCCGATGGCCGCGGTGCGGTGTGGGATCAGGCGATCCTTCACCAGGCAGACTTTGGGCGGGCCAACCTAGCTGGGGCTAGCTTTAAAGCTGCGGATCTATCGGGGGCGAATCTATCCGGTGCCTACCTGCGAGGAGCCTATCTACGGGGAGCAATCCTGCAAAATGCTACTCTATCTGGGGCAGATTTGCAGCAGGCCAATCTCCGAGATGCGGTTCTGTCCTTAGATCAGCGATCGGTGGATCTATCGGGGGCCAATCTGCGGGGAGCGGATTTACGCAAGGCCAATCTCCATCAAGCGACGTTGCGCGGGGCAGACTTGACTGGGGCCAACCTCAGGGATGCTACGTTCACCCAAGCGGATCTGCTCGGAGCCACGCTCGCGGACACGGAGCGATCGCAGGCCCAGTTTGACTATGCCATTGGTCTCAATCCTGATGATGCTCAGCAGGTGCAGGAGGATTGGAGCCTAGGCGGTACGCCCTGTGTCTTTACCCTGGAGCGTACTGACATCCAGCGCCGCCGTCTGGAAGCCCGCCTCGATCGCCTGCGAACGACCCGCACCTGTTCCTACTGCGACCTGGTGGGGGCTGACCTCAGTGGGCTAGATCTGAGTCACGGCAATCTCAAGGGGGCCGATCTACGGGCGGCCAACCTGCGGGGTACAGATCTGCGGGATGCGAATTTGAGTGCGGTGAATCTTGATCCCCTGCCGGTGCTGGGTGCTGATGATCTCTGTTTCTATGCGGCGCTGATCCCGGATTTGACCCAAACGAATCTCAGCCGGGCCAATTTGGCAGACATGCAGGCGAGCCCTAGCCTCTTTACTGAGAGTGACCTGACCGGGGCGATCGCTCCCCCCGACTTTCTGGCCCAAGTGGAGCGCGATCGCAACTTGGTCCGCCTGCGCTCCACGGGGCAATGTCCTGGCTGCGACCTCCAAGGCGTAGATTTTACAGTCCAATCCCTCAGTCTAGCCGGGGCGAATTTGCGGGGAGCTAACCTCAGCTATGCCATCGTCTATCGCGAGTATTCCAGCACCCAACGCTCCTGGCCCGATGCGGTGGATCTGCGGGGGGCAGATCTCCGAGAGGCCAATCTCACCGGTGCCCAGCTCTCGCCAGAGTCTGGTCTAGATGGAGCCATCCTCTGTCGCACCACGCTTCCTGATGGCAGCAGCAGCGATCGCGATTGCCCTTAGCCCCATGTCATGAACCATGTCATGAACCATGTCATGAACCACGCCCCAGATACATGAGTGCATCCGGGGCGATCGCGTGAGGGCTGGACACCCTGGGACTCATCCATCCTAGGGGTGTTAATTGCTGATCCCCAGAGGGTTAAACCTTTTTGGGAGAGAGCATCATCATCATATTGCGCCCTTCCCGCTTCGGCGTTTGCTGCACCTCGGCGAGTTCCTGGAGATCATGGGCTAAACGTTTTAGCAACGTTTCTGCTAAATCCGCATGTTGGATTTCTCGTCCGCGAAACATGACCGTCGCCTTTACCTTGTCTCCAGACTTCAGGAAGCGCTCTGCCTGATTAACCCGAACGTTGTAGTCATGCTCTTCGATCTTGTAGCGCATCTTCACCTCTTTCACATCTGAGGTGTGCTGCTTTTTGCGGGCTTCCCGCGCTTTCTTCTCCTGCTCAAACTTGTACTTGCCATAGTCCACCACTCGGCAGACCGGTGGGTTAGCCTTATCGCTGACTAGAACTAGGTCTAGATCCTTGTCCTCCGCAATTCTCAGGGCTTCGGATGGGGGCATAATGCCAAGCTGTGCGCCGTCTGTATCAATGACCCGAATTTCTGGAAAGCGAATCCGTTCGTTGATAGTGGGCAGGTCACGATTACGAGTCTTCTTAGTCAAAGCCATGGGCAACGATGATATGCGTGAATTTGCGAGGGTTTGCCAAACACTACAAAACAATCAAGTCAGAATCTACGATGAGGACGTAAACGAGACAACGCAAACACTATCTAACCATAACGCCTCACTCACCTGTGATCGCTGTGAGTGACGTCACACGATAGTTATGATCCAAGCACAAGAGCGATCGCCCCCTGCTACCTGCAGGGCGTGATGGGACGAGACGAGAGCCGAAATAGTTTGCCATGAACCCTGAGGTATCTGTCATGGTCGGCTCACACCAACGGCTGAGACAAGGTCTAACCATGGTCACGACGTACCAGAGGCTTGAAACCTAGAGAATAAGGGAACATCGAGATAGTGCAATGGGCCATCGATGGTTTAAAGGCTGAATGGAAAACGTCAACCACGGTGCCTAGATTACAGGTATCTAAGGCATTCTCCCCAGTGGGAGATGAACGGGAGATGAATCAGTGGGTACACGGTTTTGGTCATGACCTGCCCCCTTAATACTAAACATACTATGCGATCTGGCTGGATTGCGTTTCAGAGTTTTATAGATTTGTCATACGGCAGTGCGGCGATCGCCCCCATCTTTTGCACCTGTTCATCAATGCCCACCTTGCCAAGGCTCATCAACCTATGCAGATTTTTAACCGCTTAACCAAAGCTGTTCTTGGATGCCTGTTAGATGAGGGCTGTTTGATCTGCCAACGGCCCACGCCAAACCATCTCTGTCGTGACTGCGATCGTCAGTTGCGACGTTGTCAGGTGTCCCAGATGCCACCGTCGAATTTAGATCACCCCCTCTTGGCTTGGGGGGACTATGGGGGAATGCTCCGCCAATCGATCGCGATGATCAAATACCACAACTGTCCCCAGCTTGCCCGCCCTCTGGGGCAGTGGCTAGGGCAAACTTGGCTTGACCATCAAACCAAGCATCCCAACCCTCGTCCGTCTAAAGCTCCCCATCCCGTTGTGGTTCCCATTCCCATGTATGCCGACAAGCAACGGCAGCGAGGCTACAACCAAGCTGAACTGCTAGCCGATGCCTTTTGCCAGGTGACGGGACTACCGCTGGCCCGTCGCGGCTTGGTGCGGGAGCGGGATACTAGCCCTCAGTTTGAACTCTCCGGTGCGGAGCGAGAGGCAAACCTACAGCAGGCTTTTCGCTTGGGTACTGTGAAGGGGCGATCGCCCGTGTTGATTTTGGATGATATCTACACCACCGGCGCAACCGTCCGAGCTGCACTACAGGTCTTTCAGGCAGCGGATATTCCTATTCAGGGGGTGGTGGCCCTAGCCCGGGCGGGGAGCCATCTTTCCGGGAATCCTGCGCCATCCCTAGGAGTGGGCGATGGAGTGGCTGTTGGGGCGATCGCCCGATCCGTAAACCGGCGTCGGGTCTAGTCCAGAAATCTGGCTGAACTGGTCTGGTGTCAGCGTGCTGATGATCGGATGCTCATCCCAGCTATGGAGCATGGTGTGGGCGCGGTGTAGAAAGT of the Candidatus Obscuribacterales bacterium genome contains:
- a CDS encoding pentapeptide repeat-containing protein gives rise to the protein MMTGNRWGDRSRWIGLAVAVALMVGCGWGQRVGPQGCPGCDLSGRDLSDRSFAQADFRQANLQGASLARSHLEQTQFQGANLQQTTLTAADLQGAQFAGADGRGAVWDQAILHQADFGRANLAGASFKAADLSGANLSGAYLRGAYLRGAILQNATLSGADLQQANLRDAVLSLDQRSVDLSGANLRGADLRKANLHQATLRGADLTGANLRDATFTQADLLGATLADTERSQAQFDYAIGLNPDDAQQVQEDWSLGGTPCVFTLERTDIQRRRLEARLDRLRTTRTCSYCDLVGADLSGLDLSHGNLKGADLRAANLRGTDLRDANLSAVNLDPLPVLGADDLCFYAALIPDLTQTNLSRANLADMQASPSLFTESDLTGAIAPPDFLAQVERDRNLVRLRSTGQCPGCDLQGVDFTVQSLSLAGANLRGANLSYAIVYREYSSTQRSWPDAVDLRGADLREANLTGAQLSPESGLDGAILCRTTLPDGSSSDRDCP
- the infC gene encoding translation initiation factor IF-3, with the translated sequence MALTKKTRNRDLPTINERIRFPEIRVIDTDGAQLGIMPPSEALRIAEDKDLDLVLVSDKANPPVCRVVDYGKYKFEQEKKAREARKKQHTSDVKEVKMRYKIEEHDYNVRVNQAERFLKSGDKVKATVMFRGREIQHADLAETLLKRLAHDLQELAEVQQTPKREGRNMMMMLSPKKV
- a CDS encoding ComF family protein yields the protein MQIFNRLTKAVLGCLLDEGCLICQRPTPNHLCRDCDRQLRRCQVSQMPPSNLDHPLLAWGDYGGMLRQSIAMIKYHNCPQLARPLGQWLGQTWLDHQTKHPNPRPSKAPHPVVVPIPMYADKQRQRGYNQAELLADAFCQVTGLPLARRGLVRERDTSPQFELSGAEREANLQQAFRLGTVKGRSPVLILDDIYTTGATVRAALQVFQAADIPIQGVVALARAGSHLSGNPAPSLGVGDGVAVGAIARSVNRRRV